The Candidatus Thermoplasmatota archaeon genome window below encodes:
- a CDS encoding carbon-nitrogen hydrolase family protein → MKNVKIALISARPKIADKQENIQKIKTAIQKTKADIYIFGEMFLTGYPCKDDFRDLAEEITGPSITELVKTAKKNNCYIIFGMPLRDHTVTGLIYNSAILIHPNGTVDHYNKWFLPNFGPFEERIFFDQGEEISTFQTRFGTIGLLICYDIYFPELARALVLQGAEMLIYISAAPNVTRKFFETLLPARALENTVYTIYVNLAGNQDDLVYWGGSQLYDPLGNQLIRSTYFEESICTIEIDLSLLTTIRGIRPLLRDIRPEIYQDIYHITRFHRNPEKEKNIKNHKKEK, encoded by the coding sequence ATGAAAAACGTAAAAATTGCATTAATTTCGGCTCGCCCAAAAATCGCAGACAAGCAAGAAAATATTCAAAAAATTAAAACTGCGATCCAAAAGACGAAAGCAGATATTTATATTTTTGGTGAAATGTTTCTAACAGGATATCCCTGCAAAGATGACTTTAGAGATCTGGCTGAAGAGATAACTGGCCCATCTATTACAGAACTCGTTAAAACAGCGAAAAAAAACAACTGTTATATTATTTTTGGTATGCCGCTCCGTGATCACACAGTTACAGGTTTGATTTATAATAGCGCGATTTTGATCCATCCAAATGGAACAGTAGATCATTACAACAAATGGTTTTTACCTAACTTTGGACCATTTGAAGAACGAATCTTCTTTGATCAAGGGGAAGAAATATCTACGTTTCAAACACGGTTTGGAACTATTGGGCTGCTGATCTGTTATGATATCTACTTTCCAGAGTTAGCAAGAGCACTTGTCCTTCAAGGAGCAGAAATGCTTATCTATATTTCAGCGGCACCAAATGTAACCAGAAAATTTTTTGAAACTTTACTGCCTGCACGTGCATTAGAAAACACAGTCTATACCATTTATGTCAATTTAGCTGGTAATCAAGATGATCTCGTCTACTGGGGCGGATCACAACTCTATGATCCTTTGGGAAATCAACTCATAAGATCAACATATTTTGAAGAGAGTATATGTACCATTGAAATAGATTTAAGTCTACTCACCACCATCCGTGGAATACGTCCACTCCTTCGAGATATCCGTCCAGAAATTTATCAGGACATCTATCACATTACCAGATTTCACAGGAATCCAGAAAAAGAGAAAAACATCAAAAATCATAAAAAAGAAAAATGA